DNA sequence from the Acipenser ruthenus chromosome 20, fAciRut3.2 maternal haplotype, whole genome shotgun sequence genome:
GTCTCAGATTGCTAGCTTCAAGGCTAATCAGACAACTGTGCCCTTTTAGAAATTCTCGTGAGGTTTCAACAGAAAGTCACGAATGGGCTATCTGACCTTTCTGAAAAAAGCTTTTACAGCTGTGAACAGATCTGGCTAACTCCCATCCAGGGCTGTAGACTACAAtcggttgtttttgtttttggttgtttttttttccatttgcatGTTACCTTGAAGAAAAAATGTGAATTGTGTATAAAAAGTAGCCCATTTTCAAtacttgtatatttatttattttatttgtttaaaatcctGTTAGTTTATTTTACTCCATATTATTCAAACTCCCTCACATCAGCCCTTACCAATTACAAACATTGCTGTTGACTGTATGTGGTAGCTTTGAAAGTGTAATGAATATCTCATTTAGTTTTTACACTGTCTAAatcaatatatttaattaaattgaattTTAGTATATAGTTCAGTTAAACAAAAATATCTTACAGTGCTCTCCTACATGACTGAGATGTTACACACAGTCTATGAGCTGGTGTTAATTATAAGTTAATTCTCTCACAAATAATTGATGCCTGTTAACTCCAGTTTACTCTTACAGCATGCTAGCTGTGACAATGTAATAACATGTTGTTTTCAAATGACAGGTAATAAGGAATATAAACACTTACGCTAGAACAAAGACTCTTGCTCAGGGCTTTCTTGACATGGCTCTCTTCACTGCCAACGCCTCCCAGATGAAACACCTGCTACAACAGGGCCCGGACACCCAGTTCTACTATTTTCTCTTCGTCTTACTGGTACGTACTGTACTGAATGACCAGGAACAATTCAGAGGTACTGCacgaaaaacaaacacatgaaaaAGGGTCAGCTGTATGAAGACAAGGTATTAAAAAGTGGGCTTATTTAGCATTAGCAGTAGGCGTTGCTCCAGGATAACTGACCATGGCAATGGTTCAGTGTCcttgaatgtttatttttagtactGATGTATAACTGAAATATAGTATTGATATCCAAATGCTGTACGTTCCATAActgctttatttataaaactgtcATGTGAAATACAGTGCTTTTAGCAACATGTGCTGCCAGTTTATCTTTTTCATGACACTCCATTGTGTTGCCCACTTCTGACATATACATGTCCGTTTCTTCTTAGAAATAATCTACATACAGGATCTGAAGTGCTCTGGGTAATTCTGCTATATTATTTTCCTTgtgcagtgtgtctcagtgggTCTCCAGCTCATTGTAGCAGCTCTGTTGATCTATAAAGCATCAAAGAATATAGAATATGATGATCCTGAACGCAGACTTAGCGACAGGTAggaaatacattttgtttgtgcAATGAAGGACCATTACATATAAAGCATCCATTCTTGAAAATGTCAGCAACTACTGGTGAACTGCTGACCAGCTAAGAGTTGGGGATTGAAATAGATATTTATGTGGCTCTTACTGGGCATCCGACATATAAGTTTAAGTAAATATAGCAAATTAGGAGTAAGGAGATTTTTTTCTTGGACCAATTTCTTCTTTGCCAGCAAACCAGCATACACCAGTGCTGGTTATTGCAtcttgta
Encoded proteins:
- the LOC131698796 gene encoding ninjurin-2-like isoform X2, giving the protein MSSLFRRNTTRNGADEESDVSTDEEPLFQSSSNEGNRINVIRNINTYARTKTLAQGFLDMALFTANASQMKHLLQQGPDTQFYYFLFVLLCVSVGLQLIVAALLIYKASKNIEYDDPERRLSDSVLCSGGFIMMTVLAESTC